A window of Phycisphaerales bacterium contains these coding sequences:
- a CDS encoding pyridoxal-dependent decarboxylase: protein MTPDDSSPVPHMTSEEFRALGHRMVDWIAAYWDRVESLPVLSRVTPGEVKGGLPESPPESGLGSLGAEPSDESGEGDWPQLAAAPADQAWSAVFEDLERTILPGVTHWQSPSFFGYFPANASGPAVLGELLSAGLGVQGMLWATSPACTELEERVLDWLVEAMGLPREWRSDSGKGAGVIQGTASEAALVALVAARQRARRQGWDGRMR from the coding sequence ATGACGCCCGACGATTCGAGCCCCGTTCCGCACATGACCAGCGAGGAGTTCCGCGCGCTGGGGCACCGCATGGTCGACTGGATCGCGGCCTACTGGGACCGCGTGGAGTCGCTGCCGGTGCTGTCGCGGGTGACGCCGGGTGAGGTGAAGGGCGGGCTTCCCGAGTCGCCACCGGAGTCGGGGCTCGGCTCGCTCGGGGCGGAGCCGTCAGATGAATCGGGAGAGGGAGACTGGCCGCAGCTCGCCGCCGCGCCCGCGGATCAGGCGTGGTCAGCGGTGTTTGAAGACCTCGAGCGCACCATCCTCCCCGGCGTCACGCACTGGCAGAGCCCGAGCTTCTTCGGCTACTTCCCTGCCAACGCGTCGGGCCCCGCAGTGCTGGGCGAGCTGCTGAGCGCCGGGCTCGGTGTGCAGGGCATGCTGTGGGCCACCAGCCCCGCGTGCACAGAGCTCGAGGAGCGAGTGCTCGACTGGCTGGTCGAGGCGATGGGCCTGCCGCGGGAGTGGCGCAGCGACTCGGGCAAGGGCGCGGGCGTCATACAGGGCACGGCCAGCGAGGCCGCGCTCGTTGCACTGGTGGCCGCGCGCCAGCGTGCCCGCCGGCAGGGCTGGGACGGGCGGATGCGCTGA
- a CDS encoding AAA domain-containing protein: protein MNPAGNRILARMLDRLFAAIVSGPSLNCRPHSSRQRVDLMQLGKLADREPAAALHDLLSDGAAFELTSRLKPPARLATQVRFRKKSEGEGSETPLDPSESAAQKAWTEQNSLLSKLRVLIEEARTYENDTGAYVLNVGYPLVSLPPGASFGKHQGTRRILAPIAFIPVAVTLKAGASAGVRVECKSDEVDRVVANDALLAWIEQNTGKKAETLFTDDEGVNTWREIAELVRHACAALKLDVPALFQADTLPATLPLEAAPKAEEGEAKPAIINAAVLGLFPMANQGLLRDTQAMLAGESVRGPVESFLRADVSLDASVAEQAPEEPTPRKKRPKVFATERLVAPADPCQARAVALARTSAGLVVHGPPGTGKSQTITNIIGDHLARGERVLFVCEKRTALDVVANRLTALGLGSLCAVVHDPQRDQRELYMSIREQLETLAEVKTHPMAEQRVAKIDQELGTLHAELTGVHDALSRAPDGEEMSLHALVGQWLALTAEGSATALDGLEGVSLHELEPVLPVVREALQRALDVSYPTNEWSRAAGVELATLVSRPMDHFRGLLARCVEAAKAADATIDPRIPPFGPAVPLGEQAAKREQLRAALTHAFAEATRETRTYWANMPPADVAVKLRLAKDARPALETFRAGSPDLELLASVQGVPTVGVLSQQIGALEAYLPTASKWWGFLAFGKKSAAARVLTPLGLPVNAAAATRGRDFLTWLRAMLILNAVAEQLEGVRQTPTLPDHLAVERRFQSHAAVLGVLELLTDPALESVGPLVREALRKDAAPELLEGLRLAGARAKALGVMEEAASGTAMFSGEWLTGSVATFRGGAAAEPTFSALLASLRTLEDVLRIREALAGLPKPLSAATESLIAASTDPVAGIRALEREVTSAEITRRLADNPKLQSLDPRRVQTQFDRYRELDEEKRQKVRDAVLHRWTARAKERLLASTGSRLSPEGADVRRRLTTRGRNAMRLRQVLALGRGMERGDPLMELRPVWMASPETVAQIFPREQLFDVVIFDEASQCRLEEALPVLTRGKRVVIAGDPKQLPPTRFFETTLAVSENEEIESDQQLFEAQQSEVEDLLGAALGLDIQQSYLDVHYRSRNSDLIEFSNEHFYARRLQAIPGHPRNRVRYAPLTLYHVGGTYEDRTNEREADRVCQIVRDLLKRADPPSIGIGCFNLAQRDLILEKLDELAAADPAFATSLAKARELRRKGAFEGLFVKNLENVQGDERDHIIISTTYGPAPDGRFYRRFGPLAQPGGGRRLNVLVTRARDEVHLVTSIPREVYTALPPIPQGQQPGGGWLLMSYLLYAETLAAKYSLIQRALELDADARENPSPSIPDPNVEVKSPQPMPTDEVIIEKTRAPSTLAASLAGALKTEQHVGSIVHWGNDGFCVDVAVRHPREPDGVTIGVLCDTTRFPLADDPVEWDIFRTDILTGQGWNLLRLWSPVLFRDPRGHLEEIARRADAELARGNDKSAE, encoded by the coding sequence ATGAACCCCGCCGGGAACCGGATTCTTGCCCGTATGCTCGACCGGCTGTTCGCCGCGATCGTCAGCGGGCCGAGCCTCAACTGCCGCCCGCACAGCAGCCGCCAGCGCGTGGACCTGATGCAGCTAGGCAAGCTGGCTGACCGTGAGCCGGCGGCCGCGCTGCACGACCTGCTGTCCGACGGCGCCGCATTCGAGCTCACCTCCCGCCTCAAGCCGCCGGCGCGCCTGGCGACGCAGGTGCGCTTCCGCAAGAAGTCCGAAGGCGAGGGTTCGGAGACGCCTCTGGACCCCTCTGAGTCCGCGGCGCAGAAGGCGTGGACCGAGCAGAACTCGCTGCTGTCCAAGCTCCGGGTGCTCATCGAAGAAGCTCGCACGTACGAGAACGACACGGGCGCGTACGTGCTCAACGTCGGCTACCCGCTGGTGAGCCTGCCACCGGGCGCGAGCTTCGGCAAGCACCAGGGCACGCGCCGAATCCTCGCGCCCATCGCGTTCATCCCGGTGGCGGTGACGCTGAAGGCCGGGGCGAGCGCGGGCGTGCGGGTGGAGTGCAAGTCCGACGAGGTGGACCGCGTCGTTGCGAACGACGCGCTGCTGGCGTGGATCGAGCAGAACACCGGCAAGAAGGCCGAGACGCTGTTCACCGACGACGAGGGCGTCAACACCTGGCGCGAGATCGCGGAGCTGGTGCGGCACGCGTGCGCGGCCCTGAAGCTCGATGTCCCGGCGCTGTTCCAGGCGGACACCCTCCCCGCGACCCTGCCGCTGGAGGCGGCGCCGAAGGCGGAGGAGGGCGAGGCGAAGCCCGCGATCATCAACGCGGCGGTGCTGGGGCTGTTCCCGATGGCCAACCAGGGGCTGCTGCGGGACACGCAGGCGATGCTGGCTGGCGAGAGTGTGCGGGGGCCCGTGGAGAGCTTCCTGCGCGCGGATGTGTCGCTTGACGCCTCGGTTGCGGAGCAGGCCCCTGAAGAGCCGACGCCCAGAAAGAAGCGGCCGAAGGTCTTTGCCACCGAGCGGCTGGTCGCGCCGGCGGACCCGTGCCAGGCGCGGGCGGTGGCCCTCGCACGCACGAGCGCCGGGCTCGTCGTGCATGGTCCGCCCGGCACGGGCAAGTCGCAGACCATCACGAATATCATCGGCGACCACCTCGCCCGCGGCGAGCGCGTGCTTTTCGTCTGCGAGAAGCGCACGGCCCTCGACGTGGTGGCCAACCGTCTCACGGCGTTGGGGCTGGGCTCGCTGTGCGCTGTCGTGCACGACCCGCAGCGCGACCAGCGCGAGCTGTACATGAGCATCCGTGAGCAGCTGGAAACGCTCGCCGAAGTCAAGACGCACCCCATGGCCGAGCAGCGGGTCGCGAAGATCGACCAGGAGCTGGGCACGCTGCACGCCGAGCTGACCGGGGTGCACGACGCCCTGTCGCGTGCTCCCGATGGTGAGGAGATGTCGCTGCACGCGCTAGTGGGGCAGTGGCTGGCGCTCACGGCCGAGGGCAGTGCCACCGCGCTCGATGGCCTCGAGGGCGTGTCGCTGCACGAACTGGAGCCCGTGCTGCCGGTGGTGCGCGAGGCGTTGCAGCGGGCCCTTGATGTGTCGTACCCGACCAACGAGTGGAGCAGGGCCGCGGGGGTGGAGCTGGCGACTCTGGTGAGCCGGCCGATGGACCACTTCCGCGGGCTGCTCGCGCGGTGCGTGGAGGCCGCGAAGGCAGCCGACGCGACCATCGACCCGCGCATCCCGCCGTTCGGGCCCGCGGTTCCGTTGGGTGAGCAGGCCGCGAAACGCGAGCAGCTGCGCGCCGCGCTGACCCACGCCTTCGCGGAGGCCACGCGCGAGACGCGCACCTACTGGGCGAACATGCCACCTGCTGACGTCGCCGTCAAGCTGCGGCTGGCCAAGGACGCGCGCCCGGCCCTTGAGACCTTCCGTGCCGGCTCGCCGGACCTCGAGCTGCTCGCGAGCGTGCAGGGCGTGCCGACCGTGGGGGTGCTGTCGCAGCAGATCGGTGCTTTGGAGGCGTACCTGCCCACCGCTAGCAAGTGGTGGGGGTTCCTCGCGTTCGGAAAGAAAAGTGCCGCGGCGAGGGTTCTGACGCCACTGGGCCTGCCCGTGAACGCCGCGGCCGCGACGCGGGGGCGCGACTTCCTGACATGGCTGCGGGCGATGCTGATCCTGAACGCTGTCGCGGAACAACTCGAAGGGGTGAGGCAGACACCCACGCTGCCCGACCATCTTGCTGTGGAGCGCCGGTTCCAGTCGCACGCGGCGGTCCTGGGCGTGCTGGAGCTGCTCACCGACCCGGCACTGGAGAGCGTCGGGCCGCTCGTGCGCGAGGCCCTGCGGAAGGATGCCGCGCCGGAGCTCCTGGAAGGGCTGCGGCTCGCGGGGGCGCGGGCGAAGGCGCTGGGGGTGATGGAAGAAGCGGCGAGCGGCACGGCGATGTTCAGCGGCGAGTGGCTCACGGGCTCGGTCGCCACTTTCCGCGGCGGCGCGGCAGCGGAACCGACGTTCAGCGCGCTGCTGGCGAGCCTGCGAACTCTCGAGGATGTGCTCCGCATAAGGGAGGCGCTGGCCGGCCTCCCAAAGCCACTGAGCGCGGCCACCGAGTCCCTCATCGCGGCGTCTACCGACCCCGTCGCGGGCATCCGCGCCCTCGAGCGCGAGGTCACCAGCGCCGAGATCACCCGCCGCCTCGCCGACAACCCCAAGCTCCAGTCCCTCGACCCCCGGCGCGTGCAGACGCAGTTCGACCGCTACCGAGAGCTCGACGAAGAGAAGCGGCAGAAGGTCCGCGACGCGGTGTTGCACCGCTGGACCGCCAGGGCCAAGGAGCGGCTGCTGGCGTCAACAGGGTCGCGACTCAGCCCCGAGGGCGCGGACGTGCGACGCCGCCTCACCACCCGCGGTCGGAACGCCATGCGCCTGCGCCAGGTGCTCGCCCTGGGTCGCGGCATGGAGCGCGGCGACCCGCTCATGGAGCTGCGCCCCGTGTGGATGGCCAGCCCCGAGACCGTGGCGCAGATCTTCCCGCGCGAGCAGCTCTTCGATGTGGTCATCTTCGACGAGGCCAGCCAGTGCCGCCTGGAGGAGGCCCTGCCGGTCCTCACGCGCGGCAAGCGCGTGGTCATCGCCGGCGACCCCAAGCAACTCCCGCCCACGCGCTTCTTCGAGACCACGCTCGCCGTGAGCGAGAACGAGGAGATCGAGAGCGATCAGCAGCTCTTCGAAGCCCAGCAGAGCGAGGTCGAGGACCTGCTCGGTGCGGCCCTGGGGCTCGACATCCAGCAGAGCTACCTCGACGTCCACTACCGCTCCCGCAACAGCGACCTCATCGAGTTCAGCAACGAGCACTTCTACGCGCGCCGTTTGCAGGCGATCCCCGGCCACCCCCGCAACCGCGTGCGCTACGCCCCGCTCACGCTCTACCACGTCGGCGGCACGTACGAGGATCGCACCAACGAGCGCGAGGCGGACCGCGTGTGCCAGATCGTCCGCGACCTGCTCAAACGGGCCGACCCGCCCAGCATCGGCATCGGGTGCTTCAACCTGGCCCAGCGCGACCTGATCCTGGAGAAGCTCGACGAGCTGGCCGCGGCCGACCCGGCGTTCGCCACATCGCTCGCCAAGGCCCGCGAGCTGCGCCGTAAGGGGGCCTTCGAGGGCCTGTTCGTCAAGAACCTGGAGAACGTGCAGGGCGACGAGCGCGACCACATCATTATCAGCACGACCTACGGCCCCGCGCCCGACGGGCGGTTCTACCGCCGCTTCGGACCGCTCGCACAGCCCGGCGGCGGGCGGCGGCTCAACGTGCTCGTCACCCGCGCCCGCGACGAGGTGCACCTGGTCACGTCGATCCCGCGCGAGGTGTACACCGCGCTCCCGCCCATCCCCCAGGGCCAGCAGCCCGGCGGCGGGTGGCTGCTGATGTCGTACCTCCTGTACGCCGAGACCCTCGCGGCCAAGTACAGCCTCATCCAGAGGGCCCTCGAGCTCGACGCCGACGCCCGCGAGAACCCCTCGCCCTCCATCCCGGACCCCAACGTGGAGGTGAAGTCGCCGCAGCCGATGCCGACTGATGAGGTCATCATCGAGAAGACGCGGGCGCCCTCAACCCTCGCCGCGTCGCTTGCGGGCGCGTTGAAGACAGAGCAGCACGTCGGCTCGATCGTGCACTGGGGCAACGACGGCTTCTGCGTCGATGTGGCCGTCCGCCACCCGCGCGAGCCCGACGGCGTCACCATCGGCGTCCTCTGCGACACGACGCGGTTCCCGCTCGCGGACGACCCCGTGGAGTGGGACATCTTCCGCACCGACATCCTCACCGGGCAGGGGTGGAACCTGCTGCGGCTGTGGTCGCCCGTGCTGTTCCGCGATCCGCGGGGCCACCTGGAGGAGATCGCGAGGCGTGCGGACGCGGAGCTGGCGCGCGGGAATGACAAGAGCGCTGAGTGA
- a CDS encoding mucoidy inhibitor MuiA family protein, translating into MRLARYTAVALVLTPALALAQAGAPQPLETRGQIDSVTVYRGQALVSRIVAVPAAKGVAEAAGSVREVIITDLPARIRPESVHADSRDGVKVRSVRFRQRPVVQDTREEVRKLEERLEAVNDQRGFAQKKIELINEHRSVLASLQNFIAPAATVELTRGVLNAETLERLATFMRAQRGKMWDEEAALGVEVRRLSREAEQLQRERDLLTAGSSRTVHEAVVLVGSEAGAGGEITLRYLVDGATWAPSYTMRAAAGDGERTLNLEYYANIQQMSGEDWSGVNMTLSTATPSLVAKAPTLTSMVIGLTAPANAPQPAQQLAYHDARRELLDKQRQVAQSRVQGKAGPAAEKDAAESALNTYAANIAVLDLVSAQKVERGAGSTRQGREEGLAVTYTIPGRTSMPSRSDQQLIQIAALPLKAEFTKVATPVLTDFVYDEAAAVNTSTMVLLAGPITAYLDGAFVGSGALPTVSVGERFMAGFGIDSSLKAGRELVERTETIQGGNRVVELTYRLTLENFGAAPAPVRLLDLLPKVQANPQAGVQASDIRVTMVRVSETLSEAEEYVKTQKKDGVLRWDLVVPPQAVGTTAASVEYTFRLEYDKQMALVGMQ; encoded by the coding sequence ATGCGACTCGCCCGTTACACCGCTGTTGCGCTCGTCCTCACACCCGCACTCGCGCTCGCCCAGGCCGGCGCGCCGCAGCCGCTGGAGACCCGCGGCCAGATCGACTCCGTCACCGTCTACCGTGGCCAGGCGCTCGTCTCGCGCATCGTCGCGGTGCCCGCGGCCAAGGGTGTCGCGGAGGCCGCCGGGTCGGTACGCGAGGTCATCATCACCGACCTGCCCGCCCGCATCAGGCCAGAGAGCGTGCACGCGGATAGCCGTGACGGCGTGAAGGTGCGCAGCGTGCGGTTCCGGCAGCGGCCGGTCGTGCAGGACACCCGCGAGGAGGTCCGCAAGCTGGAGGAGCGGCTGGAGGCGGTCAACGACCAGCGCGGCTTCGCTCAGAAGAAGATCGAGCTCATCAACGAGCACCGCAGCGTGCTCGCGTCACTGCAGAACTTCATCGCCCCCGCCGCGACGGTCGAGCTGACCCGCGGCGTGCTCAACGCCGAGACGCTGGAGCGGCTGGCGACCTTCATGCGCGCCCAGCGGGGCAAGATGTGGGACGAGGAAGCGGCGCTGGGCGTCGAAGTCCGCCGTCTCTCGCGTGAGGCCGAACAGCTCCAGCGCGAGCGGGACCTGCTCACGGCGGGGTCGTCGCGGACGGTGCACGAGGCCGTGGTGCTGGTAGGTTCCGAGGCCGGCGCGGGCGGGGAGATCACGCTGCGGTACCTGGTGGACGGTGCCACCTGGGCGCCCTCGTACACCATGCGGGCGGCGGCCGGTGATGGCGAGCGCACACTCAACCTGGAGTACTACGCGAACATCCAGCAGATGAGCGGCGAGGACTGGAGCGGCGTGAACATGACGCTCTCGACCGCGACGCCGTCGCTGGTGGCCAAGGCGCCCACGCTCACGTCGATGGTCATCGGTCTCACGGCGCCCGCGAACGCGCCGCAGCCTGCGCAACAGCTGGCGTATCACGACGCCCGGCGCGAGCTGCTGGACAAGCAGCGTCAGGTGGCCCAATCGCGCGTGCAGGGCAAGGCCGGGCCCGCGGCCGAGAAGGACGCCGCCGAGTCGGCCCTCAACACTTACGCGGCCAACATCGCGGTGCTCGACCTGGTCTCCGCACAGAAGGTGGAGCGCGGCGCGGGTTCCACCCGTCAGGGGCGCGAGGAGGGGCTCGCCGTCACTTACACCATCCCCGGCCGCACCAGCATGCCCAGCCGCAGCGACCAGCAGCTCATCCAGATCGCCGCACTGCCGCTGAAGGCTGAGTTCACCAAGGTCGCCACGCCCGTGCTCACCGACTTCGTGTACGACGAGGCCGCGGCGGTGAACACCAGCACCATGGTGCTGCTCGCCGGTCCCATCACGGCCTACCTCGACGGCGCCTTCGTGGGCAGCGGCGCCCTGCCCACGGTCTCTGTGGGCGAGCGGTTCATGGCTGGGTTCGGCATCGACAGCAGCCTCAAGGCCGGGCGCGAGCTGGTGGAGCGCACCGAGACCATCCAGGGCGGCAACCGCGTCGTCGAGCTCACCTACCGCCTCACGCTCGAGAACTTCGGCGCGGCCCCCGCGCCGGTGCGGCTGCTGGACCTGCTGCCAAAGGTGCAGGCGAACCCGCAGGCCGGCGTACAGGCCAGTGACATCCGCGTGACCATGGTGCGCGTCAGCGAGACGCTGAGCGAGGCCGAGGAGTACGTGAAGACGCAGAAGAAGGACGGCGTGCTGCGGTGGGACCTCGTGGTGCCGCCGCAGGCGGTGGGCACGACCGCCGCGAGCGTGGAGTACACCTTCCGGCTGGAGTACGACAAGCAGATGGCGCTGGTGGGGATGCAGTGA
- a CDS encoding M3 family oligoendopeptidase encodes MPTISTTLVPADLDATRFDALEPLFKALLERPVRSAEELEAWLLDRSELAAACSEGRANLYISMSCDTDGKAAQQAYASYIENVAPRLTPLFFELDKRLVELAKKFPLDAGRYGVLLRAAQADVELFREENVPLETELAKLSQKYDQIAGAMSVQFEGEEKTLPQMAKYQELPDRAKREAAWRTVMDRRFQDVTAINDVYEEMVALRTKVGRNAGFEDYVGYAFKSKHRFDYGVEACRQFHAGVEEAIVPLVREFDRKRAADLKLDALRPWDFGVDPKGRGPLKPFNGGKDLMDKSLATFRRLDARLAEMFARLGTGEESRGARDGACLDLDSRKGKAPGGYQYMRDRTRRPFIFMNAAGMHKDVETMVHEAGHAFHSMLCEEEPLVEYRHSPIEFAEVASMSMELLSMPHWRSFYASDEDWARAAREQLKHSLLLLPWIAQIDAFQLWVYGNPKHTREERATFWLGLDERFGSRIDWTGLEKYRRWIWQRQLHLFSHPFYYIEYGIARLGALQLWLHSLEKGEKSAVELYIKGLSLGGSRPLPELFRASGLTFDFGPDAVKRIAERVRVELDKLPE; translated from the coding sequence ATGCCCACCATCAGCACCACACTCGTTCCGGCCGACCTCGACGCGACCCGCTTTGACGCCCTCGAGCCGCTGTTCAAAGCCCTGCTCGAGCGGCCCGTGCGCTCGGCAGAGGAGCTGGAGGCGTGGCTGCTGGACCGCAGCGAGCTCGCGGCCGCGTGCAGCGAGGGCAGGGCCAACCTCTACATCTCCATGAGCTGCGACACCGACGGCAAGGCGGCGCAGCAGGCCTACGCGTCGTACATCGAGAACGTCGCCCCCAGGCTCACCCCGCTGTTCTTTGAGCTCGACAAGCGCTTGGTGGAGCTCGCGAAGAAGTTCCCACTGGATGCCGGGCGCTACGGCGTGCTGCTCCGCGCGGCCCAGGCCGACGTCGAGCTTTTCCGCGAGGAGAACGTGCCGCTGGAGACCGAGCTCGCCAAGCTCAGCCAGAAGTACGACCAGATCGCCGGGGCCATGTCGGTGCAGTTTGAGGGCGAGGAGAAGACGCTCCCGCAAATGGCCAAGTACCAGGAGCTGCCCGACCGCGCCAAGCGCGAGGCTGCATGGCGGACGGTCATGGACCGCCGCTTCCAGGACGTCACCGCCATCAACGATGTGTACGAGGAGATGGTCGCGCTGCGGACCAAGGTCGGGCGGAACGCGGGCTTTGAGGATTACGTCGGCTACGCGTTCAAGAGCAAGCACCGCTTCGACTACGGGGTCGAGGCGTGCCGCCAGTTCCACGCGGGCGTGGAGGAGGCGATCGTGCCGCTCGTCCGCGAGTTCGACAGGAAGCGCGCGGCCGATCTGAAGCTCGACGCGCTGCGGCCGTGGGACTTCGGGGTTGACCCCAAGGGGCGCGGGCCGCTCAAGCCCTTCAACGGCGGCAAGGACCTGATGGACAAGTCGCTGGCGACGTTCCGTCGGCTTGACGCGCGCCTGGCCGAGATGTTCGCGCGCCTGGGCACGGGCGAGGAGTCCCGCGGCGCCCGCGACGGCGCGTGCCTGGACCTGGACAGCCGCAAGGGCAAGGCCCCGGGCGGGTACCAGTACATGCGCGACCGCACGCGCCGGCCGTTCATCTTCATGAACGCGGCGGGCATGCACAAGGACGTGGAGACAATGGTGCACGAGGCGGGGCACGCGTTCCACAGCATGCTGTGCGAGGAGGAGCCGCTGGTGGAGTACCGGCACAGCCCCATCGAGTTCGCCGAGGTGGCGAGCATGTCGATGGAGCTGCTGAGCATGCCGCACTGGCGCTCGTTCTATGCCAGCGACGAAGACTGGGCCCGCGCCGCCCGCGAGCAGCTCAAGCACTCGCTGCTGCTGCTGCCGTGGATTGCCCAGATCGACGCGTTCCAGCTGTGGGTGTACGGCAACCCCAAGCACACCCGCGAGGAGCGGGCGACGTTCTGGCTCGGACTCGACGAGCGGTTCGGCAGCCGAATCGACTGGACGGGCCTTGAGAAGTACCGCCGCTGGATCTGGCAGCGTCAGCTGCACCTCTTCAGCCACCCCTTCTACTACATCGAGTACGGCATCGCCCGGCTCGGTGCGCTGCAGCTGTGGCTGCACTCGCTCGAGAAGGGCGAGAAGTCGGCGGTGGAGCTGTACATCAAGGGCCTGTCGCTGGGCGGCAGCCGCCCACTCCCCGAGCTCTTCCGCGCCAGCGGCCTCACGTTCGACTTCGGGCCCGATGCGGTGAAGCGGATCGCGGAGCGCGTGCGGGTAGAGCTCGATAAGCTGCCTGAATGA
- a CDS encoding CCA tRNA nucleotidyltransferase — MGRPSHHLSARKAAEHIVRTLTGAGHIAYFAGGCVRDELLGLTPTDYDVATDASPDRIAALFPRTAEVGASFGVMLVRIDSEVIEVATFRSDGEYTDRRRPNTVTFSDPLQDAHRRDYTVNALFLDPILADHPSPPIEHAPGAAIVPVAAHGRVIDFVGGIADLERRVLRAVGDPDQRLAEDHLRALRAARLAAKLGLTIDPPTAAAITRHASDLQGVSRERIGEEVRRIAEHPSRAQGAALIHSLGLERPVFLQSGAQGPRSWRTLSNLPAEVGFATALAAWALDLGVVGLAPLPLVQQFRNTLTLSNDVRDQFAFILATLPTLEREWDSLPVARQKRLAASAWFWEATSVLRAKDPSTAARVEARVGELAQTHGGLKPDPYVSGDDLTAMGLTPGPRFKVILDGVYDAQLEGRVQNRDAALELARGMRV, encoded by the coding sequence GTGGGAAGACCCTCACACCACCTCTCCGCCCGCAAGGCCGCCGAGCACATCGTCCGCACCCTCACCGGCGCCGGGCACATCGCCTACTTCGCCGGCGGCTGCGTCCGTGACGAGCTGCTCGGCCTCACCCCCACCGACTACGACGTCGCCACCGACGCCAGCCCCGACCGCATCGCCGCCCTCTTCCCCCGCACCGCCGAGGTCGGCGCCTCCTTCGGCGTCATGCTCGTCCGCATCGACAGCGAGGTCATCGAGGTCGCCACCTTCCGCTCCGACGGCGAGTACACCGACCGCCGCCGCCCCAACACTGTCACCTTCAGCGACCCCCTCCAGGACGCCCACCGGCGCGACTACACCGTCAACGCCCTCTTCCTCGACCCCATCCTCGCCGACCACCCCTCGCCACCCATCGAGCACGCCCCCGGCGCGGCCATCGTCCCCGTCGCCGCCCACGGGCGGGTCATCGACTTTGTCGGCGGCATCGCCGATCTGGAGCGGCGGGTGCTCCGGGCCGTGGGCGATCCCGACCAGCGGCTGGCCGAGGACCACCTTCGGGCCCTCCGCGCTGCCCGCCTTGCCGCCAAGCTCGGCCTCACCATCGACCCCCCCACCGCCGCCGCCATCACCCGGCACGCGTCGGACCTTCAGGGCGTCAGCCGCGAACGCATCGGCGAGGAAGTCCGCCGGATCGCCGAGCACCCCAGCCGCGCCCAGGGCGCGGCCCTCATCCACTCCTTGGGTCTGGAGCGGCCGGTGTTCCTCCAGTCGGGGGCTCAAGGTCCGAGAAGCTGGCGCACGCTGTCGAATCTCCCCGCGGAGGTCGGCTTTGCGACCGCCCTGGCCGCGTGGGCACTCGATTTGGGGGTGGTGGGCCTCGCCCCCCTCCCCCTGGTGCAACAGTTCCGCAACACCCTTACCCTGAGCAACGACGTTCGGGATCAGTTTGCCTTCATTCTGGCAACCCTTCCCACCCTCGAACGCGAATGGGACAGCCTGCCAGTCGCCCGCCAGAAGCGGCTCGCGGCCTCGGCGTGGTTCTGGGAGGCCACCAGTGTGCTGCGGGCTAAGGACCCGTCCACAGCCGCTCGGGTGGAGGCCCGGGTCGGCGAACTTGCCCAGACCCACGGCGGGCTGAAACCGGATCCGTATGTCTCCGGCGACGACCTCACCGCCATGGGCCTCACCCCCGGCCCCCGGTTCAAGGTGATCCTCGACGGGGTGTACGACGCGCAGCTTGAGGGGCGGGTCCAGAATCGTGACGCGGCGCTGGAACTGGCCCGCGGGATGCGCGTCTGA
- a CDS encoding carboxymuconolactone decarboxylase family protein, which produces MSRYEQFQQYRSKMNCRILGEDDQRGTNADGSPRMGGTLVTKRFFSLDGKTYEDGALSAKTKELLGLVASMVLRCDDCIAYHIDQCVKAGATDEELWETFDVALIVGGSIVIPHLRRGVEFLDEARAAVPHQPACSSHPRQ; this is translated from the coding sequence ATGTCACGCTACGAACAGTTCCAGCAGTACCGCTCCAAGATGAACTGCCGCATCCTCGGCGAGGATGACCAGCGCGGCACCAACGCCGACGGTTCGCCGCGGATGGGTGGCACGCTGGTCACCAAGCGATTCTTCTCTCTCGACGGCAAGACCTACGAGGACGGCGCGCTCTCAGCGAAGACCAAGGAGCTGCTCGGCCTGGTGGCCTCGATGGTCCTCCGCTGCGACGACTGCATCGCCTACCACATCGACCAGTGCGTGAAGGCCGGCGCGACCGACGAGGAGCTCTGGGAGACCTTCGACGTCGCCCTCATCGTCGGTGGATCGATCGTCATCCCGCACCTGCGCCGCGGCGTCGAGTTTCTCGACGAGGCACGCGCGGCCGTGCCCCACCAGCCCGCCTGCAGCTCCCACCCAAGGCAGTAG